A stretch of Aedes aegypti strain LVP_AGWG chromosome 2, AaegL5.0 Primary Assembly, whole genome shotgun sequence DNA encodes these proteins:
- the LOC5570833 gene encoding uncharacterized protein LOC5570833 has translation MRTKHFLLLLFAVIGTSLLFILFGPAGQQNDSIKNIVSQTHEQLRNLQNNLRDANEQHPEMDPKYLAQLGFTHSLYNGTRSNFSVVTYTQSGEVASTILYAQNIATKLPNEQLLIYDLGLSESDLHTLQAFCNSSRCNVITYDLSSLPSYVTDENMHAFRPIIIHDALARARTVLFTENNVRLRNSGKELADIRTKTENTSGVMGWTTQQAVTSRTHPKMFDYFDTDSDNFQFLPMVSLDFVFFVSTPTVNDKIMLPWVRCMLTPECLHPIGAQSAGCKYNKKPQYRYSGCHGYDTSAFNIILGLTFGFDEAKYSTHEESSNALYYVESLEQATKILENRRKNVSDTSEHPFTEE, from the exons ATGAGAACCAAACATTTCCTGTTGCTACTGTTTGCGGTGATAGGAACCAGCTTGCTGTTCATATTGTTCGGTCCGGCTGGCCAGCAGAATGATTCGATCAAGAATATCGTCTCTCAAACACACGAACAGCTCCGAAATTTGCAG AACAATTTGCGAGATGCTAACGAGCAACATCCAGAGATGgatccaaaatatttggcaCAGTTGGGATTTACACACTCGCTGTACAATGGAACGCGGTCTAACTTTTCAGTTGTGACATACACACAATCAGGCGAAGTGGCGTCCACAATCCTGTATGCACAAAATATCGCCACCAAGCTGCCGAATGAACAGCTTTTGATCTACGATCTTGGACTGTCTGAGAGCGATCTGCACACCTTGCAGGCATTCTGCAACAGCTCACGTTGCAATGTGATAACCTACGATCTGAGCTCTCTGCCGTCATATGTTACCGACGAAAACATGCACGCCTTCCGGCCTATCATCATTCACGATGCCTTGGCGAGGGCGCGAACTGTCCTGTTCACTGAGAACAACGTTCGGTTGCGGAACAGCGGCAAGGAACTGGCCGACATACGGACCAAAACGGAGAACACTAGCGGGGTCATGGGATGGACCACGCAACAAGCAGTCACCAGCCGTACACATCCCAAGATGTTCGACTACTTCGACACCGATTCGGACAACTTCCAGTTCCTGCCGATGGTTTCGCTGGATTTTGTGTTCTTTGTCAGCACACCGACGGTGAACGATAAGATAATGCTGCCCTGGGTCAGGTGTATGCTAACGCCGGAGTGTCTGCATCCGATCG GTGCTCAATCAGCCGGATGCAAGTACAACAAGAAGCCTCAATATCGCTACTCGGGCTGCCACGGCTACGACACGTCCGCCTTCAACATCATCCTGGGGCTGACGTTCGGCTTCGACGAGGCCAAATACTCAACCCACGAGGAGTCGTCCAATGCGCTGTACTACGTGGAGAGCCTCGAGCAGGCAACGAAAATTCTCGAAAACCGACGGAAAAACGTCAGCGACACATCGGAACATCCGTTCACGGAGGAGTAA